A single region of the Stigmatopora argus isolate UIUO_Sarg chromosome 6, RoL_Sarg_1.0, whole genome shotgun sequence genome encodes:
- the dyrk3 gene encoding dual specificity tyrosine-phosphorylation-regulated kinase 3 — MMIISRKPEGPISTVRHGDGLYDSYMRTDHILKEDTDASSPSGLPPMPKHTAVSNKGVLRDQITVRGGQLKVKYLYEDSANNRKISTITTTAAPNSGTTGQTPIKPPPPTIVSKDHSVDSSESSKGSNENSGSHGVANGGNGTKLCGPLTPEQAVRLYRTQLTSLEQSEIHSYPNVYFVGPNAKKRPAVTGGNNNCGYDDEQGGYINVPHDHLAYRYEFLKIIGKGSFGQVAKVYDHKLQQHLALKMVRNEKRFHRQAQEEIRILEHLRKQDRNGTMNVVHMLEHFTFRNHICMTFELLSMNLYELIKRNKFQGFSLPLVRKFAHSILQCLEALSRLRIIHCDLKPENILLKQQGRSGIKVIDFGSSCFEHQRVYTYIQSRFYRAPEVIFGARYGLAIDMWSFGCILAELLTGYPLFPGEDEGDQLACVMELLGMPPQKVLEQAKRVKAFINSKGHPRYCGTNTLPTGATVLTASRSRRGKLRGPPASKEWNAALKGCEDATFIDFIKKCLDWDPSSRLTPSQALRHPWLYRRLPKPLPGAERSQGVPVKRLPEHHCTSFPSIMAKGGSGISTTASNNKLRSNMLGDAGEAIPIRTVLPKLVT; from the exons ATGATGATTATAAGCAGAAAGCCAGAGGGCCCAATATCAACAG TTCGTCATGGTGATGGACTGTACGACTCATACATGAGGACGGACCACATCCTCAAAGAGGACACGGACGCAAGCAGTCCTTCCGGCCTACCCCCCATGCCCAAACACACG GCTGTCAGTAACAAGGGTGTGTTGAGGGATCAGATAACTGTACGAGGTGGCCAGCTGAAAGTGAAGTATCTGTACGAGGACTCCGCCAACAATCGCAAGATCAGCACCATCACCACGACCGCAGCCCCGAACAGTGGGACCACCGGTCAGACGCCCATTAAACCGCCACCACCCACCATCGTGTCCAAGGATCACAGCGTTGACAG TTCAGAATCCAGTAAGGGCTCCAATGAGAACTCAGGATCTCACGGGGTTGCCAATGGAGGGAACGGCACCAAGCTGTGTGGCCCCCTCACGCCAGAGCAGGCCGTGAGACTGTATCGGACTCAACTGACCAGCCTCGAGCAAAGCGAGATCCACTCTTACCCGAACGTCTACTTTGTGGGACCCAACGCCAAGAAGAGGCCGGCCGTCACCGGCGGCAACAACAACTGCGGTTATGATGACGAGCAAGGTGGTTACATCAATGTCCCCCATGACCACCTGGCTTACCGCTACGAGTTTCTTAAA ATTATCGGTAAAGGCAGCTTCGGTCAGGTGGCTAAAGTCTACGACCACAAATTGCAGCAGCACCTGGCTCTGAAGATGGTTCGCAACGAGAAGCGCTTCCACCGGCAGGCTCAAGAGGAGATCCGCATCCTGGAACACCTGCGCAAGCAGGACCGCAATGGCACCATGAACGTTGTGCACATGCTGGAGCATTTCACCTTCCGCAATCACATTTGCATGACCTTTGAGCTGCTCAGCATGAACCTCTACGAGCTGATCAAGCGCAACAAGTTTCAGGGCTTCAGCTTGCCTCTGGTCAGGAAGTTTGCACACTCCATTCTGCAGTGCCTGGAAGCCCTGAGCAGGCTCCGAATCATCCACTGTGACCTCAAACCCGAGAACATTCTGCTCAAGCAGCAGGGACGCAGCGGAATCAAG GTGATTGACTTTGGTTCTAGCTGCTTCGAGCACCAGCGCGTGTACACTTACATACAGTCTCGCTTCTATCGCGCTCCCGAGGTGATCTTCGGCGCTCGCTACGGCCTCGCTATCGACATGTGGAGCTTTGGCTGCATCCTGGCCGAGCTGCTGACGGGCTACCCGCTTTTCCCGGGTGAAGACGAGGGAGACCAATTGGCCTGCGTCATGGAGCTGCTGGGCATGCCTCCTCAGAAGGTCCTGGAGCAGGCCAAACGAGTAAAGGCTTTTATCAACTCCAAGGGCCACCCTCGCTACTGCGGCACCAACACCCTGCCCACGGGGGCCACCGTGCTGACGGCGTCCCGCTCTCGCCGAGGCAAGTTGAGAGGACCCCCGGCTAGCAAGGAGTGGAACGCTGCACTCAAAGGTTGCGAGGACGCCACTTTCATTGACTTCATTAAGAAGTGTTTGGACTGGGACCCCTCATCCCGCCTGACCCCGAGCCAAGCCCTCAGGCACCCTTGGCTCTACCGCCGCCTGCCCAAACCGCTGCCCGGAGCCGAGAGAAGCCAAGGGGTCCCCGTAAAACGGCTCCCCGAACACCACTGCACCTCTTTCCCCTCCATCATGGCCAAGGGGGGGTCTGGCATCAGCACCACGGCAAGTAACAACAAACTCAGGAGCAACATGTTGGGAGACGCAGGGGAGGCCATACCCATTCGCACGGTCCTACCCAAACTCGTCacttag
- the rassf5 gene encoding ras association domain-containing protein 3 isoform X3, giving the protein MFQLVWIYGVRTANSWRSDTFALVVKFPSLPPAIAFSVGFCTLGGLSLGLLDPSMTVNTEPTASMTSSNSMSSGYCSLDDESEDFTFFTAKTSFFRKPRQSIKTREAKEEEGDANDVKELPEEEVRTRIEEYNSRVSENGMKLASDGSYTGFIKVHLRLSRPVTLPAMETPVPGGSDGAPSGSQDCEQSENRSSFYLPCDCVKQLHISSTTTTREVIQGLLKKFMVLDNPRKFALYRQTHRDGQDLFQKLPLCERPLLLRLVTGPDPQQLSFVLKENETGEVEWHAFSVPELQNFLVILDKEEAERVRAVESKYTVYRRKLQQALQPLDP; this is encoded by the exons ATGTTTCAACTTGTATGGATATATGGTGTCAGAACAGCAAACAGTTGGAGAAGTGACACATTTGCCCTAGTTGTAAAGTTTCCTTCTCTTCCCCCTGCGATCGCCTTTTCGGTGGGATTTTGTACACTCGGGGGACTCTCGTTAGGTCTGCTAGACCCCTCCATGACTGTCAACACAGAGCCAACCGCCTCCATGACCAGCAGTAACAGCATGAGTAGCGGGTACTGCAGTCTGGACGATGAGAGTGAAGACTTCACTTTTTTCACAGCGAAGACGTCGTTCTTCCGCAAACCCAGACAGTCCATTAAG ACTCGTGAGgcaaaggaggaggagggggatgCAAATGATGTTAAAGAACTTCCAGAAGAGGAGGTGCGCACCAGGATAGAAGAATATAACTCCCGGGTGTCAGAGAATGGCATGAAATTG GCTTCAGATGGCTCCTACACAGGTTTCATCAAAGTTCACCTGAGGCTGAGTCGACCCGTCACGCTGCCGGCCATGGAGACGCCGGTCCCGGGAGGTTCCGATGGAGCGCCGTCTGGGAGCCAAGACTGTGAGCAGAGTGAGAACAGAAGCTCCTTCTACCTCCCATGTGACTGTGTCAAGCAACTACACATCAGTTCCACGACGACCACCAGAGAGGTGATCCAGGGCTTGCTGAAGAAGTTCATGGTGTTGGACAATCCTCGCAAGTTTGCCTTGTACAGACAGACGCACCGTGATGGACAAG ATTTGTTCCAGAAACTTCCACTGTGTGAGCGTCCTCTTCTTCTTAGACTGGTCACGGGGCCTGACCCCCAGCAGCTCAGTTTTGTTCTCAAGGAAAACGAGACTGGAGAAGTGGag TGGCATGCCTTCTCTGTCCCGGAGCTCCAAAACTTCCTGGTTATTTTGGACAAGGAAGAGGCGGAGCGTGTGCGAGCTGTGGAGTCGAAATACACCGTATACAGACGCAAATTGCAGCAAGCTCTACAACCACTTGACCCGTGA